The Sphingomonas sp. KR3-1 genomic interval ATCGCCGCGACGATCTTGGCATCGTCCATGAACTCGCCGACGATCTCCACCGCGCGCTCGTTCATCCGCAGCTTGTCCGGATTGGCGACGCCGCCGGGCAGCACCAGCGCGTCGTAATTCTCGGTATCGACCTCGTCCACCGTAGTGTCCGGCGTGATGCTCTCGCCCTTCTCGCCGCCCTTCTCGCCGGTGATCGGCCTGGTGTCGAGCGACGCCAGCGTCACTTGCGCCCCGGCATCGATCAGCGCCTGGCGCGGCAGCATCAGCTCGTCCTGCTCGAAGCCGTTGGTCGCCATCATCAGAACGCGGACATGGGAAAGATTGGTCACGGCTAGCTCCTTGCAAACACGCCGGCTCAACCGGTCGGCCCGCCGCGGGTTCCGGAACGAAGCGGCAGGCCGCGCATTGACCGGGACATTGCGAGGAGGCTCCCTTGTCCCACGACGATATCGTCTATGTCGATGATCACACGCCAGGAATCACGCGCCGCAAGGTGCGTCACGGCTGGGGCTATTGGGATGCCGAGGGCGCGCGCATCAAGGATCGCGAGGAGATCGACCGGTTGAACGCGATCGGCCTGCCGCCCGCCTATCACGACGCCTGGTTCTGCCCAGATCCGCGCGGCCATATCCAGGCGACGGGCTATGACGACAAGGGCCGCAAGCAATATCGCTATCATGCCGGCTTCCGCGAGGCGCAGGAGGCGGCGAAGTACGATCGCTGCGCCGGCTTTGGCGAGCACCTGCCCAAGCTGCGCGCCAAGGTGGAGCACGACCTCAAGCTGCGCGGCCTGTGCAAGGACAAGGCCGTCGCCGCGGTCGTCCGCCTGCTCGATCTCGGCACGATCCGCGTCGGCAACGAGCAATATGTCCAGGCCAACAAGAGCTTCGGCGCCACCACGCTGCGCAAGCGCCACGCCAAGGTGAAGGGCCAGACGCTGCGCCTCCAGTTCCGGGCCAAGTCGGGCAAGATGCGCGTGCTGACGATCACCGACGGCTCGCTCAGCCGCTTCGTCAAGAAGTGCCAGGACCTGCCCGGCCAGCACCTGTTCCGCTGGATCGACGATGCCGGCGAGGCGCATCCGGTCACCTCCACCGACGTCAATTGCTGGATCCGCGAGGCGATGGGCGAGGATTTCACCGCCAAGCATTTCCGCACCTGGGGCGCGAGCGTCCTCGCCTTCCAGGCGCTGGCGGCGGGCGACGGGCATGTCGGGCTCAAGGCGCTGCTCGAGCCGGTGACCGAGGCACTGGGCAACACGCCGGCGATCGCGCGCAAATCCTATGTCCATCCCGCGCTGATCGATCTGACCAAGGATCGCGAGGCGCAGGCCGCCTGGCGCGAAACGCTCCACTTGCCGCGCGCCACGCGCTGGCTCAATCGTTACGAACGTGGTTTGATCGCCTTTCTCGAAGGCGAAGCCGCGCATAACCAGCCCCGAAAGGCCGCATGAGTACCAATATCGAACTCCCCAAGAGCGGCGCGGATCTCCAGGTTCAGGCGCGCAGCTTCGTCCAGGAAGCCGGCCAGTGGCTCCACAACATCCAGGATAACTGGCTGACCATCGCCATCGCCACCGCTGTCGCGGTGGTGGTGTTCTTCGGCCTGCACATGGTGCGGCGCTGGGGCCTGCGCCTGTGCAAGCAGGGCGAGGGCGTCGCCAACTGGTATGCGGTCGTCGGCCGCGCCGTCGCCAGGACCGGCAACTTCTTCATCCTGATGACCGCGATCCGGCTGGTCATCGGCTATGTCGATGCGCCGCCGATGCTCTACACCACGGCGACCTTCCTGTTCACGATCGCCGCGGTGTTCCAGGCGACGATCTGGCTGCGCGAGGTGATCCTCGGCGGGATCGAGCATCGCACCGCGTCGGAGGAATATCAGGGCTCGAGCCTGGCCAGCGCGATCGGCATCATCCGCCTGCTGGTGACGATCATCCTGTTCGCCATCGCCTTCGTCGTGGTGCTGAGCAATCTGGGCGTCAACGTCACCGGCCTGGTCGCCGGCCTCGGCGTCGGCGGCATCGCCATCGGCCTCGCCGCGCAGGGCACCGTCGCCGATCTGCTCGCGGCGCTGGCGATCATCTTCGACAAGCCCTTCCGTGTCGGCGACACGATCCTCTACGACAAGAGCAAGGGCACGGTGGAGCGCATCGGCCTCAAGTCCACCCGGCTGCGCGGCCCGGGCGGCGAGGAGCGGATCGTCGCCAACAAGAAGCTGCTCGACTACGAGATCCTCAACAGCACCAACCGCGACTATCGCCGGATGGCGCTCACCTTCGCGATCGCCAACAGCGTGCCGGCGGAGAAGCTTGCCGGGCTCAGCGATCTCGCCAAGCAGGTGATCACCGAGGAGAAGCTCGTCTTCAGCCACGCCTGGTTCACTGGCGTCGTCCCCGGCGCGCTTACCTTCGAGGTCGAATTCGATTCACCGTCCCCCAGCGCCGATCTGGCCGATGCGGCGAAACACCGCGTGGTGATCGCCATGCTCAGGCGTTTGGAAGCCGAAGGCATCCGGCTCTACGTACCGGCGATGCTGCAGGCAGAGGCATGACATGACCGACACGCCGGACGCGATCTTCACCCGCTACGAGGATGCCATCCGGCGACGCGACGCCGACGCGATCGTCGCCGATTATCTGCCCGACGCGATCGGCTACGATCTCGCCCCGCCGCTGGTCCACCGCGCGCCGGCGATGCTCGACCCCGAAGGCATCCGGCAATGGTTCGAGACCTGGGAAGCCGACCTGCGCGTCACCCACCGCGACGCGCAGGTGCTGGAGCAGGGCGACCTAGCGGTCGTGCATGCGCTCCAGCACATGACCGGCACCAGAAAGGGCGAAGGCCCGTCGAGCCTGTGGTTCCGCGCCACCATCGCCGCGCGTCGCGTCGAGGGCGCGTGGAAGATCGCGCATATCCACACCTCGGTCCCCTTCGCGATGGACG includes:
- a CDS encoding type 1 glutamine amidotransferase domain-containing protein, with amino-acid sequence MTNLSHVRVLMMATNGFEQDELMLPRQALIDAGAQVTLASLDTRPITGEKGGEKGESITPDTTVDEVDTENYDALVLPGGVANPDKLRMNERAVEIVGEFMDDAKIVAAICHAPWLLVEADVVDGREVTSWPSVRTDLANAGAEVVDREVVVDDKLITSRKPDDIPAFNRAVIEALATVPMPV
- a CDS encoding DNA topoisomerase IB — protein: MSHDDIVYVDDHTPGITRRKVRHGWGYWDAEGARIKDREEIDRLNAIGLPPAYHDAWFCPDPRGHIQATGYDDKGRKQYRYHAGFREAQEAAKYDRCAGFGEHLPKLRAKVEHDLKLRGLCKDKAVAAVVRLLDLGTIRVGNEQYVQANKSFGATTLRKRHAKVKGQTLRLQFRAKSGKMRVLTITDGSLSRFVKKCQDLPGQHLFRWIDDAGEAHPVTSTDVNCWIREAMGEDFTAKHFRTWGASVLAFQALAAGDGHVGLKALLEPVTEALGNTPAIARKSYVHPALIDLTKDREAQAAWRETLHLPRATRWLNRYERGLIAFLEGEAAHNQPRKAA
- a CDS encoding mechanosensitive ion channel domain-containing protein; this translates as MSTNIELPKSGADLQVQARSFVQEAGQWLHNIQDNWLTIAIATAVAVVVFFGLHMVRRWGLRLCKQGEGVANWYAVVGRAVARTGNFFILMTAIRLVIGYVDAPPMLYTTATFLFTIAAVFQATIWLREVILGGIEHRTASEEYQGSSLASAIGIIRLLVTIILFAIAFVVVLSNLGVNVTGLVAGLGVGGIAIGLAAQGTVADLLAALAIIFDKPFRVGDTILYDKSKGTVERIGLKSTRLRGPGGEERIVANKKLLDYEILNSTNRDYRRMALTFAIANSVPAEKLAGLSDLAKQVITEEKLVFSHAWFTGVVPGALTFEVEFDSPSPSADLADAAKHRVVIAMLRRLEAEGIRLYVPAMLQAEA
- a CDS encoding nuclear transport factor 2 family protein, whose product is MTDTPDAIFTRYEDAIRRRDADAIVADYLPDAIGYDLAPPLVHRAPAMLDPEGIRQWFETWEADLRVTHRDAQVLEQGDLAVVHALQHMTGTRKGEGPSSLWFRATIAARRVEGAWKIAHIHTSVPFAMDGSGKALLDLEPED